From a single Planctellipticum variicoloris genomic region:
- a CDS encoding ABC transporter substrate-binding protein, whose product MPRHRSLEFVRMERLLHARRVGLAGSAVMCSAALIYLATATAGSAVDAAVIRIPRANGAEAGLPGTGSHPVEVVEEGPGYRVIRHAAGTTRVPASPQRVCALSAADELLAIGLKPVAHSINDGNFPDYLAEPLADVPWIPNVYGAHLPNLEAVVRVRPDLIITRNTSRQTYLQLSQIAPVVVLLDHLVNYRQRLLDVGVVVGRRRQAEARLAWYNAKVSAANAVLHPIVGSRTMAMMAVRPRIYRLFGDQNHVSPLLYGDLQMKRPDLVRNRTWSSTISPEQLLRFDADYLLVAVSGNGEGRRTYDVLRKSFVWSRVPAIRNECTLAVPKWRHWSDSGILGRARGIDDVLRLVSAESIATVNAQADAARNESLP is encoded by the coding sequence ATGCCACGACATCGTTCCCTTGAGTTCGTCCGGATGGAGAGGCTCCTGCACGCCAGACGCGTCGGGCTTGCGGGGAGCGCCGTGATGTGTTCGGCGGCTCTGATCTATCTTGCGACTGCGACCGCCGGCTCTGCCGTTGACGCGGCGGTCATCCGAATTCCTCGGGCGAACGGCGCAGAGGCCGGCCTCCCCGGTACGGGAAGTCATCCGGTTGAGGTTGTTGAAGAAGGTCCCGGATACCGCGTCATTCGCCATGCCGCCGGAACGACCCGCGTACCGGCCAGCCCTCAGCGAGTTTGCGCCTTATCCGCCGCCGACGAGCTGCTGGCGATCGGATTGAAGCCGGTGGCGCATTCCATCAATGACGGCAATTTTCCGGACTACCTGGCGGAGCCGCTGGCGGATGTGCCGTGGATCCCGAACGTCTACGGAGCACACTTGCCGAATCTGGAAGCGGTGGTCCGTGTCCGGCCCGACCTGATCATCACGCGGAACACCAGCCGCCAGACGTATCTGCAGTTGTCGCAGATCGCTCCCGTGGTCGTGTTGCTCGACCATCTCGTGAACTACCGTCAGCGATTGCTCGACGTGGGCGTGGTCGTCGGGCGACGTCGGCAGGCGGAAGCCCGACTGGCCTGGTACAACGCCAAGGTCAGCGCGGCCAACGCCGTCCTGCATCCGATCGTCGGTTCCCGGACGATGGCGATGATGGCCGTTCGACCGCGCATTTACCGCCTGTTTGGAGATCAGAATCACGTCAGTCCGCTGCTCTACGGCGACCTGCAGATGAAACGACCCGATCTGGTCCGCAACCGCACGTGGAGTTCGACGATCTCACCGGAGCAATTGCTCCGGTTTGATGCGGACTACCTGCTGGTCGCGGTTTCGGGGAACGGGGAAGGGCGTCGAACCTACGATGTCCTCCGCAAGAGTTTTGTATGGAGTCGCGTGCCGGCGATCAGGAACGAGTGCACGCTGGCGGTTCCGAAGTGGCGGCACTGGAGCGACTCCGGCATTCTGGGACGTGCGCGCGGAATCGACGACGTCCTCCGGCTGGTCTCCGCCGAATCGATCGCAACTGTCAATGCGC
- a CDS encoding carboxypeptidase regulatory-like domain-containing protein, translating to MTNCFRELGRTLVFLTPLVAGCGSNGPDLKPVYPVTGSVFVDGEAAKGAVVMFHPLPIQTGRFDMIRSRGTVNENGRFQLTTYQTDDGAPEGEYAVTIYWPGKRTGKPDPNDENSDLPPDRLGLRYNDPATSKIRVQVTGPETSLESFELD from the coding sequence ATGACAAATTGCTTTCGAGAGCTCGGTCGCACTCTCGTTTTTCTGACGCCCCTGGTCGCCGGTTGCGGTTCGAACGGTCCCGACCTGAAGCCGGTGTACCCGGTGACCGGGTCGGTCTTTGTCGACGGCGAGGCCGCGAAGGGGGCGGTCGTGATGTTTCACCCGCTGCCCATTCAGACGGGGCGGTTCGACATGATCCGTTCTCGCGGCACCGTGAATGAGAACGGCAGATTTCAGCTCACGACCTACCAGACGGATGACGGCGCACCGGAGGGAGAGTATGCGGTGACGATTTACTGGCCCGGAAAACGAACCGGTAAGCCTGATCCGAACGATGAAAACTCCGACCTGCCTCCCGATCGGCTGGGGCTGCGCTACAACGATCCGGCAACGTCGAAGATTCGAGTCCAGGTTACGGGGCCGGAGACCTCGCTGGAATCCTTCGAACTCGACTGA
- a CDS encoding DUF1559 domain-containing protein yields MSSPDRRAFTLIELLVVIAIIAILIGLLLPAVQQAREAARRTQCRNNLKQIGLAIHNYESVYNGIPPNGTNPVGARHGWNFRLLPYLEQPALAEMYRDEGEWFDPSNQPVYSRQLAVFQCPSAPNPRTSTGATTNGQNWTDAACTDYSSSDGVDSSAVVGLGVPATLNRGGLFSNDKPIRFAECTDGLTNTIMIVEDAGRPEFWVRGKRLGTIGSTAPTSVNQSAYGVWAGRDNKTQIHGHTMDGLAFPGPCAVNCTNWRGIYAFHSQMANICFGDGSVRSLGEGLNVYTLIDLTTRAGGEVVTINDY; encoded by the coding sequence ATGTCCTCACCTGATCGTCGCGCATTTACGCTGATCGAGCTGCTGGTCGTGATTGCGATCATCGCCATTCTGATTGGCCTGCTCCTGCCTGCGGTGCAGCAGGCGCGCGAAGCGGCGCGGCGGACGCAGTGCCGGAACAATCTCAAGCAGATCGGCCTGGCGATCCATAACTACGAGAGCGTCTACAACGGCATTCCGCCGAACGGTACGAATCCCGTCGGCGCCCGTCACGGGTGGAACTTTCGGCTGTTGCCGTATCTGGAGCAGCCCGCCCTGGCCGAGATGTACCGCGACGAAGGGGAATGGTTCGATCCGAGCAATCAGCCGGTCTACAGCCGGCAGTTAGCGGTGTTTCAGTGCCCTTCGGCGCCCAATCCGCGGACGTCGACCGGGGCGACGACCAACGGTCAGAACTGGACCGACGCAGCCTGCACCGACTATTCCTCGTCCGACGGAGTCGACAGTTCGGCGGTCGTCGGACTGGGGGTTCCGGCGACGCTCAACCGGGGAGGGCTGTTCAGCAATGACAAGCCGATTCGTTTCGCCGAGTGCACCGACGGGCTTACCAACACGATCATGATCGTCGAAGACGCCGGGCGACCGGAGTTCTGGGTGCGCGGGAAGCGACTGGGAACGATCGGCTCGACGGCCCCGACTTCGGTGAATCAGTCGGCCTATGGCGTCTGGGCAGGGCGGGATAATAAGACCCAGATCCACGGGCACACGATGGACGGACTGGCCTTCCCGGGGCCGTGCGCCGTCAACTGCACCAACTGGCGCGGCATTTACGCATTTCACTCGCAGATGGCGAACATCTGCTTTGGCGACGGTTCGGTGCGCTCGCTCGGCGAGGGGCTCAATGTGTATACGCTGATCGATCTGACGACTCGCGCCGGCGGCGAAGTGGTGACGATCAACGACTACTGA
- a CDS encoding tRNA-binding protein has translation MSTIDWHQFEQVELRVGTIVEVADFPEARKPAYRIRVDFGPEIGVRQTSAQVTALYSKEALLGRQILGVLNFPPKQIGPVRSEFLLTGFYRADGAVVLAVPDQPVPNGVKLG, from the coding sequence ATGTCCACCATCGACTGGCATCAATTCGAGCAGGTCGAGCTTCGCGTCGGCACGATTGTCGAGGTGGCGGACTTTCCAGAGGCTCGCAAGCCGGCTTACCGGATCAGAGTCGACTTCGGGCCGGAGATTGGCGTTCGGCAGACCAGTGCGCAGGTGACTGCGCTGTACTCGAAGGAGGCCCTGCTCGGCCGGCAGATCCTGGGTGTGCTGAACTTCCCGCCGAAGCAGATCGGTCCGGTGCGGTCGGAATTCCTGCTGACGGGCTTTTATCGCGCCGACGGCGCGGTGGTCCTCGCCGTTCCGGATCAACCGGTGCCGAACGGGGTGAAGCTGGGGTGA
- a CDS encoding efflux RND transporter periplasmic adaptor subunit, with protein MKLTANTVATLRQRLAALLTVLGLSSVGYAGHSSHWTFHWNDGAHAHAGPSHPDDGAVRKKSLTEEYGERPISHRTPDGKFRISFPTSDAIARAGVTLASIEDRALTERVAANGEVAYDERYVAQLSTRVQGTVWRVLKHHGQEVRKREILALVESEEVGRLKAEFLNGLVTMEVRAELASNLERVKDAVTGRQIREAQAALREARIRLLNCEQALVNLGFELTVDDFIPLNDTQRMLKIRTLGVPPDLIAELNPERITSNLLPLFAPFDGVIIGHSVVVGEVVDPMQATFEIADTRRMWLTLDLGKESAGRVAVGQALRFEVLGLPQPIESRITWISTEVDKETRTLKVRADVDNPLVTDPITGEPRGRLLRAQTFGTGRISLVENMAARVVPRSCVQWDGDQHVLFVQVNDHSFDCVPVTLGITSNDFTEVHGDLPTAARVVNGGSHALKSALVFSRMETTAN; from the coding sequence ATGAAACTGACTGCGAATACGGTCGCGACGCTGCGACAGCGTCTGGCCGCGCTCTTGACGGTCCTCGGTTTGTCCTCCGTCGGATATGCCGGCCACTCCAGCCACTGGACGTTTCACTGGAACGACGGCGCGCACGCGCATGCCGGCCCGTCCCATCCGGACGACGGGGCGGTTCGTAAGAAGTCGTTGACCGAAGAATACGGCGAACGCCCCATCTCGCACCGGACCCCCGACGGCAAGTTCCGCATCTCCTTCCCCACCTCCGACGCCATCGCCCGCGCCGGCGTTACTCTGGCCAGCATCGAAGACCGCGCCCTCACCGAACGCGTCGCCGCCAACGGCGAAGTCGCCTACGACGAACGCTACGTAGCCCAGTTATCAACACGCGTCCAGGGAACCGTCTGGAGAGTCCTGAAACACCACGGCCAGGAGGTCCGCAAGCGGGAGATTCTGGCGCTCGTGGAATCGGAAGAAGTCGGCCGGCTCAAGGCCGAGTTCCTGAACGGCCTCGTGACGATGGAAGTCCGCGCCGAGCTGGCCTCCAACCTGGAACGCGTCAAAGACGCAGTGACCGGCCGACAGATTCGCGAGGCTCAGGCCGCCCTTCGCGAAGCAAGAATTCGCCTGCTGAACTGCGAGCAAGCCCTCGTCAATCTGGGTTTCGAGCTGACCGTAGACGATTTTATCCCCCTCAACGACACGCAGCGGATGCTGAAGATCCGCACGCTCGGAGTTCCACCCGATCTGATCGCCGAACTCAATCCGGAACGAATCACCTCCAATCTGCTCCCGTTGTTCGCCCCCTTCGACGGAGTCATCATCGGTCATTCCGTGGTCGTCGGCGAAGTGGTCGACCCGATGCAGGCGACGTTTGAAATCGCCGACACCCGCAGAATGTGGCTCACGCTCGATCTGGGCAAAGAGAGCGCCGGACGCGTCGCGGTCGGGCAGGCGCTTCGTTTCGAAGTCCTGGGCCTCCCGCAACCGATCGAGAGCCGGATCACCTGGATCAGCACCGAAGTCGACAAGGAAACCCGCACGCTCAAAGTCCGCGCCGATGTCGACAACCCTCTCGTCACCGATCCGATCACCGGGGAGCCACGCGGCCGACTGCTTCGGGCGCAGACGTTCGGAACAGGACGAATCTCGCTGGTGGAAAACATGGCGGCGCGCGTCGTGCCTAGGAGCTGCGTGCAATGGGACGGCGATCAGCACGTCCTCTTTGTGCAGGTCAACGATCATTCCTTTGACTGCGTCCCGGTGACGCTCGGAATCACCAGTAACGATTTTACCGAAGTTCACGGAGACCTGCCGACCGCTGCCCGAGTCGTAAACGGCGGCAGCCACGCGTTAAAGTCGGCACTGGTGTTCTCCCGGATGGAAACGACTGCCAACTGA